The Corylus avellana chromosome ca8, CavTom2PMs-1.0 genome has a segment encoding these proteins:
- the LOC132190222 gene encoding probable xyloglucan endotransglucosylase/hydrolase protein 23 has protein sequence MSTAPTFVATKNMALALLLFGFFLAASAGNFYDEFDITWGDGRAKILNNGQLLTLSLDKTSGSGFKSKKEYLFGKIDMQLKLVPGNSAGTVTAYYLSSLGSAHDEIDFEFLGNLSGDPYILHTNVFTEGKGNREQQFYLWFDPTKDFHTYSVLWNSRSIIFSVDGTPIREFKNLESKGVSFPKNQAMWLYSSLWNADDWATRGGLVKTDWSQAPFTASYTNFNAQACVWSSGSSSCSSNSSGNSWLTESLDTTGAERIKWVQKNYMIYNYCSDTKRFPQGLPPECSHA, from the exons atgaGCACTGCTCCTACTTTTGTTGCAACCAAGAACATGGCTTTAGCTCTTCTTCTATTCGGCTTCTTTTTGGCAGCATCGGCTGGCAACTTCTACGATGAGTTTGACATCACATGGGGTGATGGGCGTGCAAAAATACTCAACAACGGCCAGCTTCTCACGTTGTCTCTCGACAAGACCTCCGGCTCCGGTTTCAAGTCGAAGAAGGAGTACTTGTTTGGGAAGATTGATATGCAGCTAAAGCTTGTGCCCGGCAACTCCGCCGGAACCGTCACTGCATACTAT CTGTCATCTCTAGGGTCAGCTCATGACGAAATCGACTTTGAATTTCTTGGTAACCTTAGTGGAGACCCTTATATTCTGCACACAAACGTATTCACAGAGGGGAAAGGCAATAGGGAGCAACAGTTTTATCTTTGGTTCGACCCCACCAAGGACTTCCACACCTACTCCGTCCTATGGAATTCTCGAAGCATCAT TTTCTCTGTGGATGGTACTCCCATCAGAGAATTCAAGAATTTGGAATCAAAGGGGGTCTCCTTCCCCAAGAACCAAGCCATGTGGCTATACTCCAGCCTCTGGAACGCCGACGATTGGGCGACACGCGGCGGCCTTGTGAAGACCGATTGGAGCCAAGCCCCGTTCACCGCCTCTTACACAAACTTCAATGCCCAAGCCTGCGTTTGGTCCTCAGGCTCCTCCTCTTGTTCATCCAATTCCTCCGGCAACTCCTGGCTGACGGAATCCCTCGACACGACCGGGGCAGAAAGAATAAAGTGGGTACAAAAGAATTACATGATTTACAACTATTGCTCCGATACCAAGCGCTTCCCGCAGGGACTCCCGCCGGAATGTTCACATGCTTGA